The Streptomyces sp. NBC_00569 genomic sequence CGACTGGAGCAGACAGGTGCCGTCGAGTGCGGCGGTCAGCGAGATCACGGGGCCGGCCGGCAGCCCGTTGCACAGGTTCCCGCCCACGGTCGCCATGTTCCAGATCTTGAACGAGGCCAGAAAGGCACGGCAGCACTGCTCGATCAGCGGCGCCGCCGCTGCCCCGAACTTCCGTCCGAAACGGGAGAGTTGGGCGATGGTGCACGTCGCCGCGATCTCCAGCGAGCCGTCCTCGCCGAGGGTGAGCGGCTCCCAGTCCATGCGGCTCAGATCCACCAGGCGCCGCAGATGGGGCTGCGGCTCGGAGAACAGGTACGTGCCCCCGCCGAGCCATGCGTCGCCGGGCTGCCATGGCTCACGCAGCCGCGCGTCACGCACTTGCTTCACCGTGTTCAGATCCATGTCTCCCACGCCCCTCAGCTGCTGCCTCACAGCCAGTGAAGCCGGGAGCAGGGCCGGAAACGACTGGTGCACCACACGGAAAACGTCACCCCGGCGCCGTGGGCATTGGTTGAACGACCAAGCAGCTCTCGGCTTCGGCACACCGGGATCACGGACCGAATCTGTCCGCAAGAGATGTCAGGGTGGCTTCCAGGACGCGGGCCGACTGTGACCCACGGTCCTGCGGACCTCTTGCCCGCACACGCGCACCCCGCCACGAACGGAGCACCCTGTGAGCCGACACATCCAGGTCACCTTCGACGCCCACGACCCGAGGGCGCAGTCGTCGTTCTGGCGCGACGTACTGGGTTACGTCCACCCCGGGCCGCCCGGCGTCGAGGTGCCCGAGGGCGCCGACCCGCTGGCCGCGTGGGACGACTTCCTCACGCGGATCGGCGTACCGGAGGAGCAGCGCAACACGCACTCGGCCATCGAGGACCCGGACGGGCGGGGCCCGAGGGTGTTCTTCCAGCGGGTGCCGGAGGGCAAGGCCGCCAAGAACCGCGTCCACCTCGACGTCCGCGCCGCCCCCGGCCTCGAGGGAGAGGAGCGGATGACGGCGCTCGAGGCCGAGTGCGCCCGGCTCGTCGCCCTCGGCGCTGCGCGGGTGCGCCGCGACGAGCCCGCTCCCCCGCTGAGCGCGGGCCACATCGTGATGACCGACCCGGAGGGGAACGAGTTCTGCCTGGACTGACGCGTCGCGGCGGT encodes the following:
- a CDS encoding VOC family protein yields the protein MSRHIQVTFDAHDPRAQSSFWRDVLGYVHPGPPGVEVPEGADPLAAWDDFLTRIGVPEEQRNTHSAIEDPDGRGPRVFFQRVPEGKAAKNRVHLDVRAAPGLEGEERMTALEAECARLVALGAARVRRDEPAPPLSAGHIVMTDPEGNEFCLD